In Burkholderia gladioli, a genomic segment contains:
- a CDS encoding response regulator transcription factor codes for MRILIAEDDSILADGLTRSLRQSGYAVDHVKSGVEADTALSMQTFDLLILDLGLPKMPGLDVLRRLRARNSVLPVLILTAADSVDERVKGLDLGADDYMAKPFALNELEARVRALTRRGAGGGPTVIRHGSLSFDQVGRLAYANERVLDLSARELGLLEVLLQRVGRLVSKEQLVDHLCEWGEEVSNNAIEVYVHRLRKKIEPSGVRILTVRGLGYCLEKAVAESGAAVAPEVPAAPEHQAPSSPLR; via the coding sequence ATGCGAATCCTGATTGCCGAAGATGACAGCATACTCGCGGACGGCCTGACCCGATCACTCCGCCAATCGGGCTATGCCGTCGATCACGTCAAGAGCGGCGTCGAGGCCGACACCGCCTTGTCGATGCAGACTTTCGACCTGCTGATCCTCGATCTCGGCCTGCCGAAGATGCCCGGTCTCGACGTGCTGCGGCGCCTGCGCGCACGCAACTCGGTGCTGCCGGTGCTGATCCTGACCGCCGCCGACAGCGTCGACGAGCGCGTCAAGGGGCTCGACCTGGGCGCCGACGACTACATGGCCAAGCCCTTCGCCCTGAACGAACTCGAGGCGCGCGTGCGGGCGCTCACCCGGCGCGGCGCCGGCGGCGGCCCGACCGTGATCCGCCACGGCTCGCTGAGCTTCGACCAGGTCGGCCGGCTCGCCTACGCCAACGAGCGCGTGCTGGACCTGTCGGCGCGCGAGCTCGGCCTGCTCGAGGTGCTGCTGCAGCGCGTCGGCCGACTGGTCTCGAAGGAGCAACTGGTCGACCATCTCTGCGAGTGGGGCGAGGAAGTCAGCAACAACGCGATCGAGGTCTACGTGCACCGGCTGCGCAAGAAGATCGAGCCGAGCGGCGTGCGGATCCTGACCGTGCGCGGCCTCGGCTACTGCCTGGAGAAGGCCGTGGCAGAATCGGGCGCCGCGGTCGCGCCCGAGGTGCCGGCCGCGCCGGAGCATCAGGCGCCCTCCTCGCCGCTGCGCTGA
- the sucD gene encoding succinate--CoA ligase subunit alpha — translation MSILINKDTKVITQGITGKTGQFHTRACREYANGREAFVAGVNPKKAGEDFEGIPIYASVKEAKQETGATVSVIYVPPAGAAAAIWEAVEADLDLAICITEGIPVRDMIEVKDRMRREGRKTLLLGPNCPGTITPDELKIGIMPGHIHRKGRIGVVSRSGTLTYEAVAQLTALGLGQSSAVGIGGDPINGLKHIDVMRMFNDDPDTDAVVMIGEIGGPDEATAAEWIKDNMKKPVVGFIAGVTAPPGKRMGHAGALISGGADTAEAKLEIMDACGIKVTRNPSEMGRLLKAAI, via the coding sequence ATGTCGATTCTGATCAACAAAGACACCAAGGTCATCACGCAGGGCATTACCGGCAAGACTGGCCAGTTCCACACGCGCGCCTGCCGCGAGTACGCGAACGGCCGTGAGGCGTTCGTCGCGGGCGTGAACCCGAAGAAGGCCGGCGAGGATTTCGAAGGCATTCCGATCTACGCGAGCGTCAAGGAAGCGAAGCAGGAAACCGGCGCGACCGTCTCGGTCATCTACGTGCCGCCGGCAGGCGCGGCCGCCGCGATCTGGGAAGCCGTCGAGGCCGACCTCGACCTGGCGATCTGCATCACCGAAGGCATTCCGGTTCGCGACATGATCGAAGTGAAGGACCGCATGCGTCGCGAAGGCCGCAAGACGCTGCTGCTCGGGCCGAACTGCCCGGGCACGATCACGCCGGACGAACTGAAGATCGGCATCATGCCGGGTCACATCCACCGCAAGGGCCGCATCGGCGTCGTGTCGCGTTCGGGCACGCTGACCTATGAAGCGGTTGCCCAGCTCACGGCACTGGGCCTCGGCCAGTCGTCGGCGGTCGGTATCGGCGGCGATCCGATCAACGGCCTGAAGCACATCGACGTGATGCGCATGTTCAACGACGATCCGGACACGGATGCGGTCGTCATGATCGGCGAAATCGGCGGCCCGGACGAAGCGACGGCAGCCGAGTGGATCAAGGACAACATGAAGAAGCCGGTGGTCGGCTTCATCGCCGGCGTCACGGCGCCTCCGGGCAAGCGCATGGGCCACGCCGGCGCGCTGATCTCGGGCGGTGCCGATACGGCCGAAGCCAAGCTGGAAATCATGGACGCGTGCGGCATCAAGGTCACGCGCAATCCGTCGGAAATGGGTCGCCTGCTCAAGGCAGCGATCTGA
- a CDS encoding TonB family protein, giving the protein MIRHAKTLAVPLVALQLAGCAMFLPHDNTLSCTIPVAVYPDDARPIDREVTVLVRALITASGEPENVTITTSSRNAAADRAAVAAMSRARCTQKAAYGGKPSPFTLTQPFVFEPGVGQPK; this is encoded by the coding sequence ATGATCCGCCACGCGAAGACGCTCGCCGTGCCGCTCGTTGCCCTGCAACTGGCCGGCTGCGCGATGTTCCTGCCGCACGACAATACGCTGTCCTGCACGATTCCCGTCGCCGTCTATCCCGACGACGCGCGTCCCATCGACCGCGAGGTGACGGTGCTCGTGCGCGCGCTGATCACCGCCTCGGGCGAGCCCGAGAACGTCACCATCACCACCAGCAGCCGCAATGCCGCCGCCGATCGCGCCGCCGTGGCGGCCATGTCGCGCGCGCGTTGCACGCAGAAGGCCGCCTATGGCGGCAAGCCCTCGCCCTTCACGCTGACGCAGCCGTTCGTATTCGAGCCCGGCGTGGGGCAGCCGAAGTAG
- the recX gene encoding recombination regulator RecX — protein sequence MRRSRGRPDDSPASSPREPRAGDGGQADRPGPAPVSREGRPAGRPETRASDDALVSFQRPRRAAADPVYASDSVDADESFDAHDVARGIRARSVRAVRGEAGRAAPAVFPADAGASSQPRRQPTAGRVDAAAGPRPAASQAPVTGGRPASSSRRRAAPDPFEAPAAPTHFENADGDQYSRTSEHATRRNRRRTRGPFDERDASTASSGQATEPAGEARRAERERPTRSLKGRALGYLSRREYSRSELARKLAPYVEEGDDPEALLDALEREGWLSDARFTESLVHRRASRLGSARILGELKRHAVDSELVESVSEQLRETEFGRAQAVWRKKFGSLPGTPAERAKQARFLAARGFTSATIVKLLKGGEDEFGEF from the coding sequence ATGCGTCGAAGCCGGGGCCGCCCGGACGATTCGCCAGCCTCCTCGCCGCGCGAGCCTCGCGCGGGCGACGGCGGCCAGGCCGATCGACCCGGGCCGGCGCCGGTTTCACGCGAAGGGCGGCCGGCAGGTCGCCCGGAAACGAGGGCATCGGACGATGCCCTCGTTTCGTTTCAGCGCCCGCGGCGGGCAGCGGCCGATCCCGTGTACGCGAGCGACTCGGTCGATGCCGACGAATCCTTCGATGCGCATGACGTTGCGCGCGGCATCCGTGCCCGCAGCGTGCGTGCCGTGCGTGGGGAGGCGGGCAGGGCAGCGCCGGCTGTTTTTCCGGCTGATGCTGGCGCTTCATCGCAGCCTCGTCGACAGCCGACGGCCGGCCGGGTAGACGCAGCCGCCGGCCCGCGGCCCGCGGCTTCGCAAGCCCCCGTTACCGGCGGCCGCCCGGCATCGTCGAGCCGTCGCCGCGCCGCCCCCGATCCCTTCGAGGCGCCCGCCGCGCCCACCCACTTCGAAAACGCCGACGGCGACCAGTATTCCCGCACCAGCGAACACGCCACGCGCCGCAACCGGCGCCGCACGCGCGGCCCGTTCGACGAGCGCGATGCCTCGACGGCTTCCTCCGGCCAGGCAACCGAACCGGCAGGCGAGGCGCGCCGTGCCGAGCGGGAGCGCCCGACCCGCTCACTGAAAGGCCGCGCGCTTGGTTATCTGTCGCGACGCGAGTACAGCCGCAGCGAACTCGCGCGCAAGCTCGCTCCCTATGTGGAGGAGGGCGACGATCCCGAAGCGCTGCTCGACGCGCTCGAGCGCGAGGGCTGGCTGTCCGACGCGCGTTTCACCGAAAGCCTGGTGCACCGGCGCGCCTCGCGCCTCGGTAGCGCGCGAATCCTCGGCGAGCTCAAGCGCCATGCCGTCGATTCGGAACTGGTCGAATCGGTCAGCGAGCAGTTGCGCGAAACCGAGTTCGGCCGGGCCCAGGCGGTCTGGCGCAAGAAGTTCGGCAGCCTGCCGGGCACGCCGGCCGAGCGCGCCAAACAGGCGCGCTTCCTGGCCGCGCGCGGCTTCACGAGCGCCACCATCGTCAAGCTGCTCAAGGGCGGCGAGGACGAATTCGGCGAGTTCTGA
- a CDS encoding sensor histidine kinase → MATPLRSARTSKHATRRPADVRDAERDARYENPFAPPDEGESADTARPRSLFGEILDWMLAPLLLLWPMSIAVTYLVAKTIANGPFDRALETDAYVLARQITPVNGAAELVLPKATLDLLRADNVDSVYYQVLGTRGELVAGEADLPLPRDDDRPPPGVVLFRDDLLRGNDIRVAYTTVALGGSSGSQPVLVQVGETLDKRNALANDIIKGVILPQFVILPLAIVLVWFGLSRGLAPLTALQAHIRNRRPDDLSPVDPQRAPPEIEPLVTSFNDLLGRLEQNIALQKRFIADAAHQMKTPLAGLRTQAEFALRHEVPDEVARSLEQIATSSGQAARLVTQLLALARAENRASGLSFEPVDLAALARVTVRDWVQAAFARHMDLGYEGPDDQDVQAPAPIIDGHAVMLREMLGNLIDNAIRYTPEGGRITVRLHVEPGVRLDATGAVVRAFDNAGAGQAGVAHIEVEDTGPGIPAHERGRVLERFYRILGRDGEGSGLGLAIVREIVTQHGGALAIDDHVYQDTPRLAGTLVRVSFALREAAPE, encoded by the coding sequence ATGGCCACGCCGCTTCGTTCCGCCCGCACCAGCAAGCACGCCACGCGCCGCCCGGCCGACGTGCGCGACGCGGAACGCGACGCCCGCTACGAAAATCCGTTTGCCCCGCCCGACGAGGGCGAATCCGCCGACACGGCGCGCCCGCGTTCGCTGTTCGGCGAGATCCTCGACTGGATGCTCGCGCCACTGCTGCTGCTCTGGCCGATGAGCATCGCCGTCACCTACCTGGTCGCCAAGACCATCGCCAACGGCCCCTTCGACCGCGCGCTGGAAACCGATGCCTATGTGCTCGCGCGGCAGATCACGCCCGTCAATGGGGCGGCCGAGCTGGTGCTGCCCAAGGCCACGCTCGACCTGCTGCGCGCCGACAATGTCGACAGCGTCTATTACCAGGTGCTCGGCACGCGCGGCGAGCTGGTGGCCGGCGAGGCCGACCTGCCGCTGCCGCGCGACGACGACCGGCCGCCGCCCGGCGTGGTGCTGTTCCGCGACGACCTCCTTCGCGGCAACGACATCCGCGTCGCCTACACCACCGTCGCGCTGGGCGGCTCGAGCGGCTCGCAGCCGGTGCTGGTCCAGGTCGGCGAAACGCTGGACAAGCGCAACGCGCTGGCCAACGACATCATCAAGGGCGTGATCCTGCCGCAGTTCGTGATCCTGCCGCTGGCCATCGTGCTGGTCTGGTTCGGGCTGTCGCGCGGGCTCGCGCCGCTGACCGCGCTGCAGGCCCATATCCGCAACCGCCGCCCCGACGATCTCTCGCCCGTCGATCCGCAGCGCGCGCCGCCCGAGATCGAGCCGCTGGTCACCTCGTTCAACGACCTGCTCGGCCGGCTCGAACAGAACATCGCGCTGCAGAAGCGCTTCATCGCCGATGCCGCGCACCAGATGAAGACGCCGCTGGCCGGGCTGCGCACCCAGGCCGAATTCGCGCTGCGTCACGAGGTGCCGGACGAAGTCGCGCGCTCGCTGGAGCAGATCGCCACCAGCTCCGGGCAGGCCGCGCGCCTGGTCACCCAGTTGCTGGCGCTGGCGCGCGCCGAGAACCGCGCGAGCGGCCTGAGCTTCGAGCCGGTCGATCTCGCCGCGCTGGCACGCGTGACCGTGCGCGACTGGGTGCAGGCCGCCTTCGCCAGGCACATGGACCTCGGCTACGAAGGGCCGGACGACCAGGACGTTCAAGCGCCGGCGCCGATCATCGACGGCCATGCCGTGATGCTGCGCGAGATGCTCGGCAACCTGATCGACAACGCGATCCGCTACACGCCCGAGGGCGGCCGGATCACCGTGCGCCTGCATGTCGAACCCGGCGTGCGGCTCGACGCGACGGGCGCCGTGGTGCGCGCCTTCGACAATGCCGGCGCCGGCCAGGCGGGCGTCGCGCACATCGAGGTGGAAGATACCGGCCCCGGCATTCCGGCCCACGAGCGCGGCCGCGTGCTCGAACGCTTCTACCGGATCCTCGGCCGCGACGGCGAGGGCAGCGGGCTGGGCCTGGCCATCGTGCGCGAGATCGTCACCCAGCACGGCGGCGCGCTGGCGATCGACGACCACGTCTACCAGGACACGCCGCGCCTGGCCGGCACGCTGGTGCGCGTCAGCTTCGCGCTGCGCGAGGCCGCCCCGGAATAA
- a CDS encoding DUF2501 domain-containing protein encodes MKIRTGRAVAAGILIGLSLTATGADAQLGDMLKQAGGSATQNSGGLAGNLGGLGGALGGGGSSLMPSSLGNVAGVLQFCIQNQYLGSGGASSVKDQLLGKLGGNPQSDSGFASGSNGILDGGNGKTLDLSGGGLKQQLTKQICDKVLTQAKSML; translated from the coding sequence ATGAAGATTCGTACTGGCCGTGCCGTGGCAGCCGGCATCCTGATCGGCCTGTCGCTGACGGCGACGGGCGCTGACGCGCAACTGGGCGACATGCTCAAGCAGGCCGGCGGTTCGGCCACGCAGAATTCCGGCGGCCTGGCCGGCAATCTCGGTGGCCTGGGCGGGGCACTCGGCGGCGGTGGTTCGTCGCTGATGCCGTCCAGCCTCGGCAACGTGGCCGGCGTGCTGCAGTTCTGCATCCAGAACCAGTATCTGGGCAGCGGCGGCGCGAGCTCGGTGAAGGACCAGTTGCTGGGCAAGCTCGGCGGCAATCCGCAATCGGATAGCGGCTTCGCGAGCGGCAGCAACGGCATCCTCGACGGCGGCAACGGCAAGACGCTGGACCTGAGCGGCGGCGGCCTCAAGCAGCAGTTGACCAAACAGATCTGCGACAAGGTGCTGACGCAAGCCAAGTCGATGCTGTAA
- the sucC gene encoding ADP-forming succinate--CoA ligase subunit beta, with product MKESRMKIHEYQGKEILRKFGVAVPRGKPAFSVEDAVKVAEELGGPVWVVKAQIHAGGRGKGGGVKVAKSIEQVREYASQILGMQLVTHQTGPEGQKVNRLMVEEGADIKQELYVSLVVDRVSQKIVLMGSSEGGMDIEEVAEKHPELIHQVIVEPSTGLLDAQADDLAAKIGVPAASIPQARAILQGLYKAFWETDASLAEINPLNVSSDGKVTALDAKFNFDSNALFRHPEIVAYRDLDEEDPAEIEASKFDLAYISLDGNIGCLVNGAGLAMATMDTIKLFGGEPANFLDVGGGATTEKVTEAFKLMLKNPDLKAILVNIFGGIMRCDVIAEGVIAGSKAVNLGVPLVVRMKGTNEDLGKKMLAESGLPIISADSMEEAAQKVVAAAAGK from the coding sequence CTGAAGGAATCACGCATGAAGATTCACGAGTACCAGGGTAAGGAAATCCTGCGGAAATTCGGAGTCGCGGTCCCGCGCGGCAAGCCGGCGTTCTCGGTTGAAGATGCCGTCAAGGTGGCAGAAGAGCTGGGCGGCCCGGTGTGGGTCGTGAAGGCTCAGATTCACGCGGGTGGCCGTGGCAAGGGCGGCGGCGTGAAGGTGGCGAAGTCGATCGAGCAGGTTCGCGAGTACGCGAGCCAGATCCTCGGCATGCAGCTCGTCACGCACCAGACCGGCCCGGAAGGCCAGAAGGTCAACCGCCTGATGGTCGAGGAAGGCGCCGACATCAAGCAGGAACTGTATGTCAGCCTCGTCGTCGATCGCGTGTCGCAAAAGATCGTCCTGATGGGTTCGAGCGAAGGCGGCATGGACATCGAGGAAGTGGCCGAAAAGCATCCGGAGCTGATCCACCAGGTCATCGTCGAGCCGTCGACCGGCCTGCTCGATGCACAGGCCGACGACCTCGCCGCGAAGATCGGCGTGCCGGCTGCCTCGATTCCGCAAGCGCGCGCGATCCTGCAAGGCCTGTACAAGGCGTTCTGGGAAACCGACGCATCTCTGGCCGAAATCAATCCGCTGAACGTCTCCAGCGACGGCAAGGTCACCGCCCTCGACGCGAAGTTCAACTTCGATTCGAACGCGCTGTTCCGTCACCCGGAAATCGTCGCCTACCGCGATCTGGACGAAGAAGATCCGGCTGAAATCGAAGCCTCGAAGTTCGATCTCGCCTACATCTCGCTGGACGGCAACATCGGCTGCCTGGTGAACGGCGCCGGCCTGGCGATGGCCACCATGGACACCATCAAGCTGTTCGGCGGCGAACCGGCGAACTTCCTGGACGTCGGCGGTGGCGCGACGACCGAGAAGGTCACGGAAGCGTTCAAGCTGATGCTGAAGAACCCGGACCTGAAGGCAATCCTGGTCAACATCTTCGGCGGCATCATGCGCTGCGACGTGATCGCCGAAGGCGTGATCGCCGGCTCGAAGGCCGTGAACCTCGGCGTGCCGCTGGTGGTGCGCATGAAGGGCACCAACGAAGACCTGGGCAAGAAGATGCTGGCCGAGTCGGGCCTGCCGATCATCTCGGCGGACAGCATGGAAGAAGCCGCGCAGAAGGTCGTCGCGGCAGCCGCCGGCAAGTAA
- a CDS encoding PglL family O-oligosaccharyltransferase, whose translation MPSSVLRSLSLIALAVALILPYAVTNHTYPIPTFYSEFTAFGLYALLGVIVTLMLRGERSVRPFAAPRAWSAPLAFGAVLIAQTVLLPLSQPSMNWLALGYLLAALVAMQSGYLLGRIHSVETVTRMMAGALIVGGVFAVGCQVVQLLHLEHTFSPFVVSYGVLADRRPYGNMAQANHLATYIAFALASTLYLAQSRRLPAWGWLPLSILLSAGLAFTVSRGPWLQVAVMVVAGLWAALAAARRGQGRGAAWLYPLALAVVFVIVNIVVRWANVHYHLGLAESAAERMRDAGQIAPRLALWKYGLTMFREHPWLGVGWGEFPLHQFELVRTLGGVEIANNSHDIFIDLLAKSGVLGLGVLLVALLLWLARALRVPHTIERIYGLALIGVLLMHALVEYPQQYTFFTLPAMFVIGLLETQPLRMLPGRIAHGVFAIVSVAALLALYPVLRDYQRAEVLYYGSNPAEQYRAAPSFLFGAWGEYGAATLMPISRDDLPAKLAAHQRALALLPGETVLRRYAVLEALDGREGDALDTVARLKIFAEELHDWPAQLAALYKLVDAQPSLTGFRQSLVSRYGKPPGAASEDEDDSDDSDD comes from the coding sequence ATGCCTTCTTCCGTCCTGCGTTCTTTATCGCTGATTGCGCTAGCCGTTGCCCTGATCCTGCCGTACGCGGTCACCAACCATACCTATCCGATCCCGACGTTCTATTCCGAGTTCACGGCGTTCGGCCTGTACGCGCTGCTCGGCGTGATCGTCACGCTGATGCTGCGCGGGGAGCGCTCGGTTCGGCCGTTCGCCGCGCCGCGCGCCTGGAGCGCGCCGCTCGCGTTCGGCGCGGTGCTGATCGCGCAGACCGTGCTGCTGCCGCTGTCGCAGCCGTCGATGAATTGGCTCGCGCTCGGTTACCTGCTGGCCGCGCTGGTCGCGATGCAATCGGGTTACCTGCTCGGCCGGATCCATTCGGTCGAGACCGTCACGCGCATGATGGCCGGTGCGCTGATCGTGGGCGGCGTGTTCGCGGTCGGCTGCCAGGTGGTCCAGTTGCTGCACCTGGAGCACACGTTCTCGCCCTTCGTGGTCAGCTACGGCGTGCTGGCCGATCGCCGGCCCTACGGCAACATGGCCCAGGCGAACCATCTCGCCACCTATATCGCCTTCGCACTGGCCAGCACGCTCTACCTCGCGCAGTCGCGGCGGCTGCCTGCCTGGGGCTGGCTGCCGCTGTCGATCCTGCTGTCGGCGGGGCTGGCCTTCACCGTCTCGCGCGGGCCCTGGCTGCAGGTGGCGGTGATGGTGGTGGCGGGACTGTGGGCGGCGCTCGCCGCCGCCCGGCGCGGGCAGGGGCGCGGCGCGGCCTGGCTTTATCCGCTCGCGCTGGCGGTCGTGTTCGTGATCGTCAATATCGTGGTGCGCTGGGCCAACGTCCACTATCACCTCGGGCTCGCCGAATCGGCGGCCGAGCGCATGCGCGATGCCGGGCAGATCGCGCCGCGCCTGGCGCTGTGGAAATACGGGCTGACCATGTTCCGCGAGCATCCCTGGCTCGGCGTGGGCTGGGGCGAGTTCCCGCTGCACCAGTTCGAGCTGGTGCGCACGCTCGGCGGCGTCGAGATCGCGAACAATTCGCACGACATCTTCATCGACCTGCTGGCCAAGTCGGGCGTGCTCGGGCTCGGCGTGCTGCTGGTCGCGCTGCTGCTGTGGCTGGCGCGCGCGCTGCGCGTGCCGCACACGATCGAGCGGATCTACGGGCTCGCCCTGATCGGCGTGCTGCTGATGCATGCGCTGGTCGAGTATCCGCAGCAATACACCTTCTTCACGCTGCCCGCGATGTTCGTGATCGGGCTGCTCGAGACACAGCCGCTGCGCATGCTGCCGGGGCGCATCGCGCATGGCGTGTTCGCGATCGTGTCGGTGGCTGCCTTGCTGGCGCTGTACCCGGTGCTGCGCGATTACCAGCGTGCCGAGGTGCTGTACTACGGCTCGAACCCGGCCGAGCAGTATCGCGCCGCGCCGTCCTTCCTGTTCGGCGCCTGGGGCGAATACGGCGCGGCCACGCTGATGCCGATCTCGCGCGACGACCTGCCCGCGAAGCTGGCCGCGCATCAGCGTGCGCTCGCGCTGTTGCCGGGCGAGACGGTGCTGCGCCGCTACGCGGTGCTCGAGGCGCTGGACGGCCGCGAGGGCGATGCGCTCGACACCGTCGCGCGCCTGAAGATCTTCGCGGAGGAACTGCACGACTGGCCGGCGCAACTGGCGGCGCTCTACAAGCTCGTCGACGCGCAGCCGTCGCTCACCGGGTTCCGGCAATCGCTGGTGTCGCGCTACGGCAAGCCGCCCGGCGCGGCCAGCGAGGACGAGGACGACAGCGACGATTCCGACGACTGA
- a CDS encoding pilin, with translation MFEALSLALFQQLSRRLCARRIRPRSRGLARTREGPGGFTLIELMIVLAIVGVVAAYAIPAYQDYLARSRVGEGIALAASARLAVAENAASGTAFSGGYASPPATRNVESIEVDDTSGQIRIAYSTRVAPAGSNTLVLVPSAPDNAEAPTGRVELAQGTVQAGSITWECFAAGKGASSLPAPGSGPVPAEAPTLAGKFAPPECRA, from the coding sequence ATGTTCGAAGCCCTGTCCCTTGCCCTGTTCCAGCAGTTGTCGCGGCGCCTCTGCGCCAGGCGGATCCGCCCGCGCTCGCGCGGCCTTGCACGAACGCGAGAGGGCCCGGGCGGCTTCACGCTGATCGAATTGATGATCGTGCTGGCCATCGTCGGCGTGGTGGCCGCCTACGCGATTCCCGCGTACCAGGACTATCTCGCCCGCAGCCGCGTGGGCGAGGGCATTGCGCTGGCCGCCTCGGCGCGGCTGGCGGTGGCCGAGAACGCAGCGAGCGGCACGGCCTTCTCGGGCGGTTACGCCTCGCCGCCCGCCACGCGCAATGTCGAATCGATCGAGGTGGACGACACGTCCGGCCAGATCCGCATCGCCTACTCCACGCGCGTGGCCCCGGCCGGCTCGAATACGCTGGTGCTGGTGCCCTCGGCGCCCGACAATGCCGAGGCGCCCACGGGACGCGTGGAACTCGCGCAGGGCACGGTGCAGGCCGGCTCGATCACCTGGGAGTGTTTCGCCGCGGGCAAGGGCGCCTCGTCCCTGCCGGCGCCGGGTTCGGGGCCGGTACCGGCCGAGGCGCCGACGCTGGCAGGCAAGTTCGCGCCGCCCGAGTGTCGTGCTTGA
- the recA gene encoding recombinase RecA, with translation MEDSKKGAGMTAEKSKALAAALAQIEKQFGKGSIMKLGDAEAKEDIQVVSTGSLGLDIALGVGGLPRGRVVEIYGPESSGKTTLTLQVIAEMQKLGGTAAFIDAEHALDVQYASKLGVNVPELLISQPDTGEQALEITDALVRSGSIDMIVIDSVAALVPKAEIEGEMGDSLPGLQARLMSQALRKLTGTIKRTNCLVIFINQIRMKIGVMFGNPETTTGGNALKFYASVRLDIRRIGSIKKNDEVIGNETRVKVVKNKVSPPFRESIFDILYGEGISRQGEIIDLGVQAKIVDKAGAWYSYNGDKIGQGKDNAREFLRENPDIALEIENRIRESLGVAAMPQEGAAGQSEAEILDEEE, from the coding sequence ATGGAAGATAGCAAGAAAGGCGCCGGGATGACCGCGGAAAAGAGCAAGGCGCTGGCGGCAGCGCTGGCCCAGATCGAGAAGCAGTTCGGCAAGGGCTCGATCATGAAGCTCGGCGATGCCGAGGCCAAGGAAGATATCCAGGTGGTCTCCACCGGCTCGCTCGGCCTCGATATCGCGCTCGGCGTCGGCGGCCTGCCGCGCGGCCGTGTCGTCGAAATCTACGGTCCGGAATCGTCGGGCAAGACCACCCTCACGCTGCAGGTGATCGCCGAGATGCAGAAGCTCGGCGGCACGGCGGCCTTCATCGACGCGGAACACGCGCTCGACGTCCAATATGCATCCAAGCTCGGCGTGAACGTGCCGGAGCTGCTGATCTCGCAGCCGGACACGGGCGAGCAGGCGCTCGAAATCACCGACGCGCTGGTGCGCTCGGGCTCGATCGACATGATCGTGATCGACTCGGTCGCGGCCCTGGTGCCGAAGGCCGAAATCGAAGGCGAAATGGGCGATTCGCTGCCGGGCCTGCAGGCTCGCCTGATGTCGCAGGCACTGCGCAAGCTGACGGGCACGATCAAGCGCACGAACTGCCTGGTGATCTTCATCAACCAGATCCGCATGAAGATCGGTGTCATGTTCGGCAACCCGGAAACCACCACGGGCGGCAATGCGCTGAAGTTCTACGCCTCGGTGCGCCTCGATATCCGCCGGATCGGCTCGATCAAGAAGAACGACGAGGTGATCGGCAACGAAACCCGCGTCAAGGTCGTCAAGAACAAGGTCTCGCCGCCGTTCCGCGAATCGATCTTCGACATCCTCTACGGCGAGGGTATCTCGCGCCAGGGCGAAATCATCGATCTGGGCGTGCAAGCCAAGATCGTCGACAAGGCCGGCGCCTGGTACAGCTACAACGGCGACAAGATCGGCCAGGGCAAGGACAACGCGCGTGAATTCCTGCGCGAGAATCCGGACATCGCGCTCGAGATCGAGAACCGCATCCGCGAATCGCTCGGCGTGGCGGCCATGCCGCAGGAAGGCGCCGCCGGCCAGTCGGAAGCCGAGATCCTGGACGAAGAAGAGTGA
- a CDS encoding TerC family protein codes for MIEFLTTLNWAAVVQIVIIDLLLGGDNAVVIALACRNLPDNQRLRGVIWGTVGAIVLRVVLISFAVLLLDIPFLKLAGGLLLLWIGAKLIAPAEEGHDGIQGADRLWAAVRTIIVADAVMSIDNVIAIAGAAERADPQHRLALVIFGLVVSIPVIVWGSTLVLKLLDRLPVIVILGAALLGWIGGGLIIGDPALDRWPQLDAPALVHGASIAGALLVVAIGLWWKRRRAAKAH; via the coding sequence ATGATCGAATTCCTCACCACGCTCAACTGGGCCGCCGTCGTGCAGATCGTCATCATCGATCTGCTGCTCGGCGGCGACAACGCGGTCGTGATCGCGCTCGCCTGCCGCAACCTGCCCGACAACCAGCGCCTGCGCGGCGTGATCTGGGGCACCGTCGGCGCGATCGTGCTGCGCGTGGTGCTGATCAGCTTCGCGGTGCTGCTGCTCGACATCCCCTTCCTGAAGCTCGCGGGCGGCCTGCTGCTGCTCTGGATCGGCGCCAAGCTGATCGCGCCGGCCGAGGAAGGGCACGACGGCATCCAGGGCGCCGACCGGCTGTGGGCGGCGGTGCGCACCATCATCGTGGCCGACGCGGTGATGAGCATCGACAACGTGATCGCGATCGCCGGCGCGGCCGAACGCGCCGATCCGCAGCACCGGCTCGCGCTGGTGATCTTCGGGCTGGTGGTCAGCATCCCGGTGATCGTCTGGGGCAGCACCCTGGTACTGAAGTTGCTCGACCGCCTCCCCGTCATCGTGATCCTCGGCGCCGCGCTGCTCGGCTGGATCGGCGGCGGGCTCATCATCGGCGATCCCGCGCTCGACCGTTGGCCGCAGCTCGACGCGCCGGCCCTGGTGCATGGCGCGAGCATCGCCGGCGCGCTGCTGGTGGTGGCGATCGGGCTCTGGTGGAAGCGGCGCCGCGCCGCCAAGGCGCACTGA